In the genome of Vicia villosa cultivar HV-30 ecotype Madison, WI linkage group LG7, Vvil1.0, whole genome shotgun sequence, one region contains:
- the LOC131619933 gene encoding uncharacterized protein LOC131619933: MERISEEILKQQLELKEALRIHKIKEQELIGKEVELIDKEIEIIKSQLRMKNPLEEIKLKEPKKWYAVFNGPFPGIYDEWYKAAPHCTKITGVTYKGYATKEGAEKAMNDHRESEKSRKEIYLGPRTFSETTKNNAPERTSIKILGRIPSSLDNLPIMSRKEHENQVKFSEEKFKENLKRLTYWTEKENTNCFYMVHRKLFGVKAITTPGASQLLTFNMFQFGLIECLYLTYPDFTTNQPAKHFVFTGVSNIQFPLRDDSKEEMYDDDHLNIVLSNQLSSIFFQCQAIGKNSCVKVLYKAPNLLLLSKTSGKAIKDRDIHLLTSFELPFYAFNMETMNYKPCVLKELCSSIKKSENHACERCFQEKDAVEVTKCLEKSMCLKDEDKEEAIIES; this comes from the exons ATGGAACGAATCTCAGAAGAAATTTTGAAACAACAATTGGAGTTAAAAGAAGCACTAAGAATTCACAAAATAAAAGAGCAGGAACTGATTGGAAAGGAAGTGGAATTAATCGATAaggaaatagaaattataaaatctcaacttagaatgAAGAATCCACTTGAagagattaaattaaaagaaccTAAGAAATGGTATGCAGTATTTAACGGACCATTTCCAGGAATTTATGATGAATGGTATAAAGCAGCCCCTCACTGTACAAAAATCACAGGAGTTACTTATAAAGGGTATGCCACCAAAGAAGGAGCTGAAAAAGCAATGAATGATCATAGAGaatcagaaaaatcaagaaaagagATTTATCTTGGCCCAAGAACTTTTTCAGAAACAACAAAGAATAATGCACCAGAAAGAACATCCATAAAAATCTTAGGAAGAATTCCTTCTTCCCTGGATAATTTGCCAATTATGTCTCGAAAAGAGCATGAAAATCAGGTTAAATTCTCTGAAGAAAAATTTAAGGAGAATTTAAAAAGACTTACTTACTGGACCGAGAAAGAAAATACTAATTGTTTCTATATGGTGCATAGAAAGCTTTTTGGAGTAAAAGCTATAACTACACCAGGAGCATCCCAATTACTAACATTTAATATGTTCCAATTTGGACTTATTGAATGCCTTTATTTAA cCTATCCGGATTTTACAACGAATCAACCAGCCAAGCACTTTGTCTTCACTGGAGTAAGCAATATTCAATTTCCTTTAAGAGATGACTCAAAAGAAGAAATGTATGATGATGATCACTTAAATATAGTTTTATCTAATCAACTTTCAAGCATATTCTTTCAATGTCAAGCTATTGGAAAGAATTCATGTGTGAAAGTATTGTACAAAGCACCTAATCTCCTACTACTAAGCAAGACAAGtggaaaagcaataaaagatagaGATATCCATCTATTGACATCTTTTGAGCTACCATTCTATGCATTCAATATGGAGACAATGAATTATAAGCCATGTGTACTTAAGGAGTTATGTTCAAGTATAAAAAAGAGTGAAAATCATGCATgtgaaagatgttttcaagaaaaAGATGCCGTGGAAGTGACCAAGTGTCTAGAAAAGTCCATGTGTCTTAAGGATGAGGACAAGGAGGAAGCAATAATAGAGTCATGA
- the LOC131619932 gene encoding uncharacterized protein LOC131619932: protein MSSITKMDKEIVNDIEHLHITEEDGNYEGSILIDPTLFQKIQKEDLDLTKDANMKGKDRIGGIMKRFNQKDNIIYYGKIINETPTDIADAQGHTYIQLLNKKKLMELKKNIKKDEHRNKIGYIHIGAVQVLIKATFQEGINSPVELILKDDRITDPVDKILGVVEGNLAYGKLKFEIHPNIGIPLNTQRLEQTLTLEHKFLRGNLMRSGDKIFSITYCVNYALTNSHHSITFRNNNRIDIPSLFEDIGKIYYPKKNEITELGTFMNKSKFLELRKNQIPKPLRFYEPENIEESDIDKLSNQVEFIAIIEACKELLWLKKFLQELGFVQDKYEIFVASQKAIHLGKNPIFHIRSKHIDVIYHWTHGVLYTNLFELAKVDTEDNGYDMMIKTLSSEKFETCCDIVGLTISST, encoded by the exons ATGTCTAGCATAACAAAAATGGATAAAGAAATAGTAAATGATATAGAACATTTACATATTACTGAAGAAGATGGAAATTACGAAGGAAGTATTTTAATAGATCCAACCctatttcaaaaaatacaaaaggaagACTTAGATTTAACTAAGGATGCAAATATGAAGGGAAAAGATAGAATTGGAGGAATAATGAAAAGATTTAACCAAAaggataatattatatattatggtAAAATAATTAATGAAACACCAACTGATATAGCAGATGCCCAAGGACATACCTatatacaattattaaataaaaagaaacttaTGGAACtcaagaaaaatataaagaaagatgAACATAGAAATAAGATAGGATATATTCATATAGGAGCAGTGCAAGTATTAATCAAAGCAACTTTTCAAGAAGGAATAAATTCTCCAGTAGAACTAATATTAAAAGATGATAGAATTACAGACCCAGTAGATAAAATACTTGGAGTAGTAGAAGGAAATTTAGCTTATGGTAAACTAAAATTTGAAATACATCCAAATATTGGAATACCTTTAAATACTCAAAGATTAGAGCAAACTCTAACTCTTGAACACAAATTCCTTAGAGGAAATTTAATGAGATCAGGagataaaatattttcaatcacTTATTGTGTTAATTATGCATTAACTAATTCTCACCATAGTATTACctttagaaataataatagaattgatATTCCAAGTCTTTTTGAAGATATAGGAAAAATTTATTAtccaaagaaaaatgaaataactGAGCTAGGAACTTTTATGAATAAATCAAAGTTTTTAGagttaagaaaaaatcaaatacCAAAACCACTTAGATTTTATGAACCTGAAAATATTGAAGAAAGTGATATTGATAAACTCTCAAACCAA GTTGAGTTCATTGCTATTATTGAAGCATGCAAAGAGTTGTTATGGTTGAAGAAATTTTTGCAGGAGCTTGGGTTTGTTCAAGATAAATATGAGATATTTGTTGCTAGTCAAAAGGCTATTCATCTTGGTAAGAACCCGATTTTTCATATTAGGTCCAAACACATTGATGTGATATATCATTGGACACATGGTGTTTTATATACTAATTTGTTTGAGTTAGCTAAAGTTGATACAGAAGATAATGGTTATGATATGATGATTAAAACGTTATCAAGTGAAAAGTTTGAAACTTGTTGTGATATCGTTGGCTTGACAATTTCCTCCACATAG
- the LOC131618178 gene encoding uncharacterized protein LOC131618178, with protein sequence MERISEEILKQQLELKEALRIHKIKEQELIGKEVELIDKEIEILKSQLKMKNPLEEIKLKEPKKWYVVFNGPFPGIYDEWYKAAPHCTKISGVTYKGYATKEEAEKAMNDHRESEKSRKEIYLGPRTFSETTKNNAPERTSMKILGRIPSSLDNLPIMSRKEHENQVKFSEEKFKENLKRLTYWTEKENTNCFYMVDRKLFGVKAIITPGASQLLTFNMFQFGLIECLYLSKNLEEINLFPYNFKESVQNFKKNIAGERNIYLKFYSAYPDFTTNQPAKHFVFIGVSNNQFPLRDDSKEEMYDDDHLNIILSNQLSSIFFQCQAIGKNSCMKVLYKAPNFLLLSKTSGKVLKDRDIHLLTSFELPFYAFDKETMNYKSCVLKELCSSIKKSENHACERCFQEKDAVEVTKCLEKSMCLKDDDKDEAIMES encoded by the coding sequence ATGGAACGAATCTCAGAAGAAATTTTGAAACAACAATTGGAGTTAAAAGAAGCACTAAGAATTCACAAAATAAAAGAGCAAGAACTGATTGGAAAGGAAGTGGAATTAATCGATAAGGaaatagaaattttaaaatcTCAACTTAAGATGAAGAATCCACTTGAAGAGATTAAACTAAAAGAACCTAAGAAATGGTATGTAGTATTTAACGGACCATTTCCAGGAATTTACGATGAATGGTATAAAGCAGCCCCTCACTGTACAAAAATCTCAGGAGTTACTTATAAAGGGTATGCCACCAaagaagaagctgaaaaagcaatgaatgatcatagagaatcagaaaaatcaagaaaagagATTTATCTTGGCCCAAGAACTTTTTCAGAAACAACAAAGAATAATGCACCAGAAAGAACATCTATGAAAATCTTAGGAAGAATTCCTTCTTCCCTGGATAATTTGCCAATTATGTCTCGAAAAGAGCATGAAAATCAGGTTAAATTCTCTGAAGAAAAATTTAAGGAGAATTTAAAAAGACTTACTTACTGGACCGAGAAAGAAAATACTAATTGTTTCTATATGGTGGATAGAAAGCTTTTTGGAGTAAAAGCTATAATTACACCAGGAGCATCCCAGTTACTAACATTTAATATGTTCCAATTTGGACTTATTGAATGCCTTTATTTAAGTAAAAATCTGGAAGAAATTAATCTTTTCCCATATAATTTTAAAGAATCAGTCCagaattttaaaaagaatattgctggagaaagaaatatttatttaaaattttattcagcCTATCCGGATTTTACAACGAATCAACCAGCCAAGCACTTTGTCTTCATTGGAGTAAGCAATAATCAATTTCCTTTAAGAGATGACTCAAAAGAAGAAATGTATGATGATGAtcacttaaatataattttatccaATCAACTTTCAAGCATATTCTTTCAATGTCAAGCTATTGGAAAGAATTCATGTATGAAAGTATTGTACAAAGCACCTAATTTCCTACTACTAAGCAAGACAAGTGGAAAGGTACTAAAGGATAGAGATATCCATCTATTGACCTCTTTTGAGCTACCATTCTATGCATTTGATAAGGAGACAATGAATTATAAGTCATGTGTACTTAAGGAGTTATGTTCAAGTATAAAAAAGAGTGAAAATCATGCATgtgaaagatgttttcaagaaaaAGATGCCGTGGAAGTAACCAAGTGTCTAGAAAAGTCCATGTGTCTTAAGGATGATGACAAGGATGAAGCAATAATGGAGTCATGA